ACTTCGCGAGCAAGATGGGCCAGCTCGCCGGCAACCATTTCATCACGCTGACGTCGGGTCTGGAGAATCTGGCGACCCTGGGCAAGAGCGTTCTGTGGAAGGGCGCCCTGCCGATCCGCTTCGAGGAAGTCTGATTTGTCGGAGCCCCGCTATCCCCGTGATCTTCGCGGCTATGGCCGCAACCCGCCGCATCCGCATTGGCCGGGCGGAGCCCGGGTCGCGGTGCAGTTCGTCGTCAATTTCGAGGAGGGCGGCGAGAACAACATCTTGCACGGTGACCGTGCCTCGGAAGCGTTCTTGTCCGACGTGCTGGGCGCACAGCCCTGGCCGGGCCAGCGCCATGCCAACATCGAATCGATGTTCGAATATGGCTCGCGCGCCGGCTTCTGGCGGCTGTGGCGGATGTTCACGATGCGCAAATGGCCGACCACCGTGTTCGGCGTTGCCACCGCGCTGAAACGCAATCCGGAAATCGTCGCCGCGATGCATGAGGCGGGCTGGGACATCGCGAGCCACAGCCTGAAATGGATCGAGCACAAGGACATGACCGAGGTGCAGGAACGCGCCGAGATCACCGAGGCCATCCGCGTGCATACCGAAGCGACCGGCTCTCGGCCGCTCGGCTGGTACACCGGCCGCTCCTCGATCAATACCAACAGGCTGCTGATGGAGGAGGGCGGCTTCCTCTATCTTTGCGATTCCTATGCCGACGATCTGCCCTATTGGATCAAGGGCGCGGGCCGCAAGCAGCTCATCATCCCCTATACGCTCGACAACAACGACATGCGCTTCATCAACGCGCAGGGCTTTGCGGAAGGCGAGCAGTTCTTCACTTATCTCAAGGACGCGTTCGATGTGCTCTATGCCGAAGGCGAGAGCGCGCCGAAGATGATGTCGGTGGGCCTGCATTGCCGCCTGGTCGGCCGTCCCGGCCGCGCGGCGGGACTGATGCGCTTCCTCGACTATATCGGGAAGCACGAGCGCGTCTGGGTGCCGACGCGATTGCAGATCGCGCATCACTGGCGCGACAATCTCGCCCATCTCGCCGACGACGCATTCGAGATCATGTGAGGCGGACGGCGATGTCGCAATTGTCGTTGTCCGCTCTCAACGCTGCTAGCAAGACCGATTTCGTCGCGGCGCTCGCCAATGTCTTCGAGCACTCGCCATGGATTGCCGAACGCATCGCAGACCAGCGGCCGTTCGCCGGCGTCAATCAGTTGTTCGCGGCGATGACGGCGGCGGTCGAAAGTGCTGTAGCGGAGTTGCGGTTGGCGCTGATCAAGGCGCATCCCGATCTCGCCGACAAGACGCAGCGCGCGGCAGGACTCACTGCGGACTCCAACGCCGAGCAGAGTAGCGTCGGGCTCGACCGGCTATCGGACGCGGAGTACGCCGCATTCGAGCGCGTCAACAACGCTTATCGTTCAAAATTCGGCATCCCCTATATCGTCTGCGTCCGCCGCCATACCAAGGATTCGATCCTACGCGATTTCGAGCAGCGACTGCCGAACGATGCTGAGACCGAGATGCGGCGGTCGATCGCGGAGATCTGCCGCATCGCCGCGTTGCGGCTCAATCAGCTCGTCGCCGCCGAAGATCGCTTGAACGTGCACGGCCGGCTCTCGACCCACGTGCTGGACAATCACAGCGGCAAGCCTGCGCCCGGCATCGCGGTCGAGCTTGTCGAGCTTGCCGCACTCGGCGAGAGCCGCATCATCACGCGTGCCGTGACCAACCATGACGGTCGCACAGACCAGCCGCTGATCGGCGGGCGGCCCTTGCCGATCGGCCGCTACGAGCTCCGCTTCAGCGTCGGCAAATATTTCGCCGAACGTGGCGTGCCGATGTCGGACCCGCCGTTCCTCGACGAAGTTCCCTTGCGCTTTTCGATCGCCGAGCCGGAGGGCCACTACCACGTGCCGTTGCTGGTCACGCCCTGGAGCTATGCGACCTATCGTGGGAGCTAGCCGCCGAATTTCTCGTGCAGCGCCGGGAATAGCCGGTCCGGCTTGAACGGCGTCGAGGTGAAGCGGATGCCGGTGGCGTCGGCAATGGCGTTGCCGAGCGCGGCGGCGACGGGATTGTAAGGGCTCTCGCTCATCGACTTCGCGCCCATCGGTCCGATCGTGTCGGAGGTTTCTGCGAAAAGCACCTCGGTGCGCGGCACATCGGCGAAGGAGGGCAGGTGATAGTCGCGGAATTTGGCATTGATGACGCGGCCATTCGTGTCGATTACCATCTCCTCAAAGATCGCGGCTCCCAAAGCCTGCGCTACGCCGCCCTCGACCTGGCCACGGCATTGCATGGGATTGGCGACGACCCCGGCGTCGGCTGCTTGCACGCTCCTGAGGATCTTCAACTCGCCGGTGGCCCTGTTCACCGCCACGCGAAAGCCGTGCACGTTGAATGCCACCGAGCGCGGCGTGCCCTGTGAGTTGCCGCTCGCACTGAGCTGCTTGCCGTCTTCGCGCGCGCTCCGCGCCAGTTCTGCAAAGGACATCCGCCTGACGCCGCAGACGACGGCATCGCTTTCGATCGTGCAGGCCGCTGCGTCGCAGAGCCACGCGCCGGCCGCAGCGGCCATCAGCTCACGCGCCAGAGCCTCGGCCGCCGCGTGCGTGGCCTTGCCGGCGACAAAAACGCCGGCGCTGCCATAGGCTCCCGTGTCGTGGCCGCCATGCGCGGTGTCGGATTGCTTGAGGCGGATGTTGTCGACGGTGGTCGCGAGCGCGGTGGCCGCGATCTGCCGGTGCACCGTGCTGGTGCCGTTGCCGAACTCGGCGGTGCCGACCGTGAGCTCGAAACTGCCGTCGTCGTTGAGCGCGATCATCGCGTCCGCGATGTGTCCGGCCGGCGGCACCGTGTCGATCATGGTCAGTGCGATGCCCTCGCCAAGCAGCCAGTCCGCCGACAAATCCGGTTGCGGCGCGTCCGCCTGCATCGCGCGCTCGACGAGGTCGAGACACTGGTCGAGCCCGTAGGAACCATAGGAGACGTCGTGATACTCCGACGGCGTCGGCGCCAGCATGGGATCGCCGGGCCTGACGACGTTGCGGCGACGGATGTCGTACGGGTTGACGCCGAGCTGCTTCGCCAGCTCGTCGATCGCAGCTTCCACCGCCACCAGCGCCTGCGGCAGGCCATAGCCGCGAAACGCGCCCGCGGGCACCGTGTTGGTGTAGACCGCGACGGCGTCGACCTTCTTGTTCGGGCAGTTGTATACGCTGATCGACTCTGCCACCGCATGGAACAGCACGGGGCCGGCGTGATTGCCATAGGCGCCTGTGTTGGAGAGCACGTCGAGCTGGAGTGCGGTCAGCTTGCCGGCCGCATCGGCGCCGGCCTTGATGTGGACGCGCATCGGGTGCCGCGTCGAGGTCGCGATGAACTGCTCTTCGCGCGTCAGCTCGAGCTTGACCGGCCGCCCCGTCTTCAGCGCGGCGAGCGCCAAAATGTCCTCGACGAACATCTCCTGCTTGCCGCCAAAGCCACCGCCGACGCGCTCGCAGAACACGCGCACCTTGTCCATGGGCAGAGCGAAAATGTCCGACAGCGCGCGCCGCGTCAGGAACGGCACCTGCGTGGAGGAGCGGACGTTGAGCACGCCGGACGGATCGAGCCAGGCAAGCCCGCCATGCGTTTCGAGCGCGGCATGCTGAACGCGCTGGGTCGTGAAAGTGCCTTGATAGGTGACGGCTGAAGCCGCAAGTGCCGCCGCGACGTCGCCCAACTCGCCATGCGTTTCCGCGACGATGTTGCACTTTGCGTTGGCGATGCGATGTTCGCTGCCGCGGTCGGGATGGATGACCGGTGCGCCCGGCGCCATCGCCTGCTCGGGATCGACCACGGCGGGAAGAATGTCGTAGGTGACCTTCAGGCGCCGGCACGCTTCCTCCGCGGCGGCCTCAGTCTCCGCCGCGACGGCGGCGACCTTCTGGCCGATGAAGCGGACGACATCATCGAGGACGCGCGTGTCCTCCGGATCCATCCAGTCCTTCTCGTGCCGCG
This genomic interval from Bradyrhizobium sp. CB82 contains the following:
- the puuE gene encoding allantoinase PuuE → MSEPRYPRDLRGYGRNPPHPHWPGGARVAVQFVVNFEEGGENNILHGDRASEAFLSDVLGAQPWPGQRHANIESMFEYGSRAGFWRLWRMFTMRKWPTTVFGVATALKRNPEIVAAMHEAGWDIASHSLKWIEHKDMTEVQERAEITEAIRVHTEATGSRPLGWYTGRSSINTNRLLMEEGGFLYLCDSYADDLPYWIKGAGRKQLIIPYTLDNNDMRFINAQGFAEGEQFFTYLKDAFDVLYAEGESAPKMMSVGLHCRLVGRPGRAAGLMRFLDYIGKHERVWVPTRLQIAHHWRDNLAHLADDAFEIM
- a CDS encoding molybdopterin cofactor-binding domain-containing protein; its protein translation is MSFEINGKPFSQAPRAGQCLRTFLRELGHFGVKKGCDAGDCGACTVLLDGEPVHSCLIPAFRAEGRAITTIEGLGGDGGTHPMQQAFLDAQGFQCGFCTAGMILTCASLNQAQRTDLGAALKGNICRCTGYRAIEDALDGKTDIDDGVEAGGAFGRSLPAPAGPDIVRGNARYTFDTAIDGLLHVKLVRSPHPHARIVAIDKTAALSVPGVHAVLTREDVPDRLFSTARHEKDWMDPEDTRVLDDVVRFIGQKVAAVAAETEAAAEEACRRLKVTYDILPAVVDPEQAMAPGAPVIHPDRGSEHRIANAKCNIVAETHGELGDVAAALAASAVTYQGTFTTQRVQHAALETHGGLAWLDPSGVLNVRSSTQVPFLTRRALSDIFALPMDKVRVFCERVGGGFGGKQEMFVEDILALAALKTGRPVKLELTREEQFIATSTRHPMRVHIKAGADAAGKLTALQLDVLSNTGAYGNHAGPVLFHAVAESISVYNCPNKKVDAVAVYTNTVPAGAFRGYGLPQALVAVEAAIDELAKQLGVNPYDIRRRNVVRPGDPMLAPTPSEYHDVSYGSYGLDQCLDLVERAMQADAPQPDLSADWLLGEGIALTMIDTVPPAGHIADAMIALNDDGSFELTVGTAEFGNGTSTVHRQIAATALATTVDNIRLKQSDTAHGGHDTGAYGSAGVFVAGKATHAAAEALARELMAAAAGAWLCDAAACTIESDAVVCGVRRMSFAELARSAREDGKQLSASGNSQGTPRSVAFNVHGFRVAVNRATGELKILRSVQAADAGVVANPMQCRGQVEGGVAQALGAAIFEEMVIDTNGRVINAKFRDYHLPSFADVPRTEVLFAETSDTIGPMGAKSMSESPYNPVAAALGNAIADATGIRFTSTPFKPDRLFPALHEKFGG
- the uraD gene encoding 2-oxo-4-hydroxy-4-carboxy-5-ureidoimidazoline decarboxylase → MSQLSLSALNAASKTDFVAALANVFEHSPWIAERIADQRPFAGVNQLFAAMTAAVESAVAELRLALIKAHPDLADKTQRAAGLTADSNAEQSSVGLDRLSDAEYAAFERVNNAYRSKFGIPYIVCVRRHTKDSILRDFEQRLPNDAETEMRRSIAEICRIAALRLNQLVAAEDRLNVHGRLSTHVLDNHSGKPAPGIAVELVELAALGESRIITRAVTNHDGRTDQPLIGGRPLPIGRYELRFSVGKYFAERGVPMSDPPFLDEVPLRFSIAEPEGHYHVPLLVTPWSYATYRGS